From a region of the Kwoniella mangroviensis CBS 8507 chromosome 1 map unlocalized Ctg01, whole genome shotgun sequence genome:
- a CDS encoding tRNA (5-methylaminomethyl-2-thiouridylate)-methyltransferase: protein MVLVGKRTILPGLGPSAGPSRIAARYVPRKRIRTPVYGYASRRSIATTVSQREVDSLIPSLEDLGLQGGDDVTVAVSGGVDSATTLRMLCELPVNLHVIFMRNWDPLLSESPSSRADDSSYSLSYQSNNSKSGCQWERDWNDVISLTRSIGISQDKVRLVDLSKEYWSRVFEPSINVWEGGGTPNPDVDCNREIKFGALMEHLPKRPRHFLATGHYGHVDHTSGQSRLMRAKDRTKDQTYYLSQMSESQLNRTILPLGKLTKSTVRQLANYWNLPNANKEESMGVCFIGERGKFGDFISQYTSPPTTQGHIVSLSGEVLGEHKGLWYYTIGQRAKIANQLKPLFVAKKGVGKDNNDILVVPGKDHPMLKCTSLTTGKFHWIHGSCPTELIVNDIERKINVQDRYRISPVFSKVRELNDGTSGVIIDLLEPLSGVSPGQVAAIWCGDWCLGSGVIRDTTCLGQESVTEG, encoded by the exons ATGGTTCTTGTGGGCAAAAGAACGATTCTACCAGGCTTGGGTCCTTCTGCAGGCCCATCGAGAATTGCAGCTCGATATGTACCTCGCAAAAGGATTAGAACTCCTGTATATGGATATGCGAGCAGAAGAAGTATAGCTACTACTGTCTCACAGAGAGAAGTTGATAGTTTGATACCAAGTCTGGAGGATCTCGGGCTGcaaggaggtgatgatg TCACGGTAGCAGTCTCAGGCGGTGTCGATTCAGCTACAACACTAAGGATGTTATGTGAACTG CCCGTAAACCTCCACGTGATATTTATGCGCAATTGGGATCCCCTATTGTCTGAATCCCCTTCCAGTAGGGCCGATGATTCATCATACTCCTTATCCTATCAATCGAACAATTCAAAATCAGGTTGTCAATGGGAAAGAGACTGGAATGATGTGATATCCTTGACACGATCGATCGGAATATCGCAGGATAAAGTGAGATTAGTAGATCTAAGTAAAGAATATTGGAGTAGGGTTTTTGAACCGTCTATAAATGTCtgggaaggaggtggtaCACCGAACCCCGATGTGGATTGCAATAG AGAAATCAAATTCGGTGCTTTGATGGAACATCTACCCAAGCGTCCGCGACATTTCTTGGCCACAGGTCATTATGGACATGTCGATCATACATCCGGACAATCCAGACTAATGCGAGCAAAAGATCGTACGAAAGATCAGACTTATTATCTATCGCAGATGAGCGAATCGCAGCTGAACAGG ACCATCTTACCCCTTGGCAAATTAACGAAATCGACTGTCCGACAATTAGCCAACTACTGGAATCTACCCAATGCAAATAAAGAGGAATCTATGGGTGTGTGTTTCataggtgaaagaggaaagttCGGGGATTTCATTT CCCAATACACCTCACCACCAACTACTCAAGGTCACATTGTGTCATTGTCAGGTGAAGTTCTAGGTGAACACAAAGGATTATGGTACTACACCATCGGCCAACGAGCGAAAATTGCCAATCAACTTAAACCCTTGTTCGTTGCGAAGAAGGGAGTAGGTAAAGATAATAATGATATCCTTGTCGTTCCAGGAAA GGATCATCCTATGTTGAAATGCACAAGCTTGACGACCGGTAAATTCCATTGGATCCATGGCTCATGTCCTACTGAATTGATAGTGAATGACAttgagagaaagatcaaCGTTCAGGATCGATATAGGATTAGTCCTGTCTTTTCGAAAGTCAGAGAACTAAATGATGGCACTAGCGG CGTCATCATAGATCTACTTGAACCTCTATCGGGAGTATCACCAGGCCAAGTAGCTGCGATTTGGTGTGGTGATTGGTGTCTTGGTAGCGGAGTGATACGAGACACAACGTGTCTGGGGCAGGAAAGTGTGACTGAAGGATAA